Proteins encoded by one window of Channa argus isolate prfri chromosome 1, Channa argus male v1.0, whole genome shotgun sequence:
- the slc25a16 gene encoding graves disease carrier protein, with protein MTSEAAVSTPPAMSNSPAKKDYYWLRSFAAGGVAGCCAKTTIAPLDRVKILLQAQNPHYKHLGVFSTIKAVPKKEGFLGLYKGNGAMMVRIFPYGAIQFMAFDNYKKFLSKKIGISGHIHRLMAGSMAGMTAVICTYPLDVIRVRLAFQVKGEHRYTGIANAFHTIYLKEGGILGFYRGLTPTLIGMAPYAGFSFFTFGTLKSLGLKHFPEMLGRPSSDNPDVLILKTRVNLLCGGVAGAIAQTISYPLDVARRRMQLGIVLPDSEKCVSLSKTLTYVYKKYGVKKGLYRGLSVNYIRCVPSQAVAFTTYEFMKQVLHLN; from the exons ATGACATCCGAGGCTGCAGTCTCCACACCTCCTGCTATGAGCAACAGCCCTGCCAAGAAAGACTACTACTGGCTTCGCTCCTTCGCAGCTGGGG GAGTAGCAGGATGCTGTGCCAAGACTACTATCGCTCCCCTGGACAGAGTCAAGATTCTACTTCAAGCCCAGAACCCCCATTACAAGCATCTAG GAGTGTTTTCCACTATCAAAGCTGTTCCAAAGAAGGAAGGCTTCCTTGGATTGTACAAGGGTAATGGGGCAATGATGGTCAGGATATTTCCTTATGGAGCTATCCAGTTCATGGCCTTTGACAATTATAAAAAG TTTCTAAGTAAAAAGATTGGGATCTCTGGACACATCCATCGCCTCATGGCAGGATCTATGGCAG GGATGACTGCAGTGATATGCACCTACCCTCTGGATGTGATCCGAGTCAGACTGGCCTTCCAGGTGAAAGGAGAGCATCGCTACACTGGAATTGCCAACGCCTTCCACACGATTTACCTTAAG gAAGGGGGCATTTTGGGCTTCTACAGAGGACTTACTCCAACACTTATTGGAATGGCCCCTTATGCAG GTTTCTCATTTTTCACCTTTGGGACCCTGAAGAGCCTCGGCTTAAAACATTTCCCAGAGATGCTGGGTCGCCCCTCCTCAGACAACCCTGACGTCCTCATCTTAAAGACCCGTGTCAACCTGCTTTGTGGAGGGGTAGCTGGTGCCATTGCTCAGACAATCTC GTATCCCTTGGATGTGGCTAGGAGAAGAATGCAGTTAGGGATCGTTCTTCCTGATTCTGAGAAATGTGT ATCACTGAGCAAGACCCTGACGTATGTGTATAAGAAGTATGGGGTCAAGAAGGGATTGTACCGAGGCCTGTCTGTCAACTATATCCGCTGTGTCCCCTCCCAGGCCGTGGCTTTCACCACATATGAGTTCATGAAGCAGGTCCTCCACCTGAACTAA